The genomic stretch GGTCGAAGGCGCGGAGCGGCGCAGCTATCGAACCCGCAAATTCGGCAGCTGGGCCCGCTCGCAAAGCATGGACGCGCAGGTCGCGGCCGCCGGACTGAGCGCAGGCGCGCAGTTCAACTACGACAAGGTGCTGCGCACGCCGAACACGCGCCTCGCGCATCGTCTGATGCAGTTCGCCCAAGATCGTCATGAACCGCAGAAGACTGCAGCGCTTTATCAAGCCGTCTACGGCGCGTATTTCTCGGAAGGCCGCGACATTGGTTCGCTCGATACGCTGGTCGCTATCGCTGCCGAACACGCTTTCGATGCGGATCAGGTGCGTGCGTATCTTCTGAGCGCGACGGGCAATCAGGAAATCAACGCGGCGCGCAACCAGGCAGACAGGCTTGGCATTCAATCGGTTCCTACCATCGTGGTAGAGGGCGAGCTCATTAGCGGTGCGCAGCCACCCGCTGTATTTGCCCATGCACTACGTTCGGCTGTCCAACGGAGAGCAGCGTGAGACCACTCGAAAAACCGCATGCCGTCGTGATCGGCTGCTCGCTGAGTTCACGTTCGAGTCCACGTCTATCCATTTTCTGATTTCAGGGAGTTCTCATGTCAACCCAGACGTCC from Paraburkholderia phytofirmans OLGA172 encodes the following:
- a CDS encoding DsbA family oxidoreductase; this encodes MKAIQVEVNYDFICPWCWIGQRNLAAALADSGVGAAVSIHYVPFELNPSMPVEGAERRSYRTRKFGSWARSQSMDAQVAAAGLSAGAQFNYDKVLRTPNTRLAHRLMQFAQDRHEPQKTAALYQAVYGAYFSEGRDIGSLDTLVAIAAEHAFDADQVRAYLLSATGNQEINAARNQADRLGIQSVPTIVVEGELISGAQPPAVFAHALRSAVQRRAA